The proteins below come from a single Balaenoptera acutorostrata chromosome 2, mBalAcu1.1, whole genome shotgun sequence genomic window:
- the S100Z gene encoding LOW QUALITY PROTEIN: protein S100-Z (The sequence of the model RefSeq protein was modified relative to this genomic sequence to represent the inferred CDS: inserted 1 base in 1 codon) — MFFPWLWWPALVHSAANTPTQLEVAMDTMIRXFHRYSCKEGDRFKINKGELKMLLQRDLTESLSCQKDPELVDKIMQDLDANKDNEVDFNEFVVTVAALTVACNDYFVEQLKKKGKTSSKLI, encoded by the exons ATGTTCTTTCCCTGGCTTTGGTGGCCTGCCCTCGTCCATTCTGCTGCCAACACGCCCACCCAGCTGGAGGTTGCCATGGACACCATGATTA ACTTCCACCGCTACTCCTGCAAGGAAGGGGACAGGTTCAAGATCAACAAGGGGGAGCTGAAAATGCTCCTGCAGCGAGATCTCACAGAATCCCTCTCG tgtCAAAAGGATCCCGAGTTGGTTGATAAGATAATGCAGGACCTGGATGCCAATAAGGACAATGAAGTGGATTTTAATGAATTTGTGGTCACGGTGGCAGCTCTGACAGTTGCTTGTAATGATTACTTTGTAGAACAattgaagaagaaaggaaagacaagTAGTAAGCTAATCTAA